The sequence ATTTAAAATTGACATGACTATGCTACTCCTTTAGTTAAAATATCTAAAATTTCTGTGTTCGTTTTTCCTTGTAATAATTGATTTAAGAAATCATCATCCGAGAATGTACCCATAAGTTTACTTAAAATTTGAACTTGTTCCTCTTTGTTTTTCACAAGTAAGAAAAAGAATAGTTTTACTTCAAGATCATTATCGGTGACCATTTCTTTATATGAAATCGGTTGTGATACACGTACAAATGCAATACCTGGTTTATGAATGTAACTTGAATCTACATGAGGAATTGCGACGCTGCATACAGGTGCTGCGAGTCCAGTAGGATAAGTTGCTTCACGTTCCTTAAGAGCATTTAAATACGCTTCATTAACATATCCAAGATCTAAGAGATGTTGATTCATGACATCAAACAACTCATCTTGAGATGATACTTCTAAATCTAAAAATACTAAATCTTCATTAAACACTGTAATCACCACGTTTTCTATAAGCCAAGGATTTCAATTACGTTATCGATTGTTGCTTGAGCGCCCATGCCTGTTAAGAGGGATAGACCTGATACAACGGGAATACCATAACCTTCTCCACCTTGAGCTGTAGTTACAATCACATCTTGATCGGATGCGATGGATGGTAATTCAGCAAGAGAAGTTTGAATAAATTTAACTTGATCAAGGAGGCCTTTTGCTTCAAGTCCTGCTTTAAGTTTTGATGTGGCAACAGTGCTTGTTGCGATCCCTGATCCACATGCTAC is a genomic window of Erysipelothrix amsterdamensis containing:
- a CDS encoding PTS sugar transporter subunit IIA, which codes for MFNEDLVFLDLEVSSQDELFDVMNQHLLDLGYVNEAYLNALKEREATYPTGLAAPVCSVAIPHVDSSYIHKPGIAFVRVSQPISYKEMVTDNDLEVKLFFFLLVKNKEEQVQILSKLMGTFSDDDFLNQLLQGKTNTEILDILTKGVA
- a CDS encoding PTS sugar transporter subunit IIB; this translates as MKTIIVACGSGIATSTVATSKLKAGLEAKGLLDQVKFIQTSLAELPSIASDQDVIVTTAQGGEGYGIPVVSGLSLLTGMGAQATIDNVIEILGL